A window of Microcystis aeruginosa FD4 contains these coding sequences:
- the ygfZ gene encoding CAF17-like 4Fe-4S cluster assembly/insertion protein YgfZ, translating to MKAELETIKAEYAANFLKNYSNDPQSLASQTILIDRSDWGLLELKGQDRLRFLHNQTSNAIDRLKPGQGCETIFLNSTGRTLDFVTVYASDDSLLILVSPPRRQFLLELIDRYIFPFDKVEISDLTDNFGIFTLIGTESGQYLQKIAIPEQILTGVQHSHYLLSDPPLRLAVGTGLDLPGYTLIVAAAEAGSLWENLIKNGVIPADAQVWEYLRIHQGRPAVDQELTEDYNPLEAGLWRAIVFDKGCYIGQETIARLNTYKGVKQRLWGIKLSQPVPSNTPIILEAQKVGLLTSVLENFGLGYVKTKAGGEGLKVQIGEATGELIPLPFLSHEYPFQ from the coding sequence ATGAAAGCAGAGTTAGAAACGATCAAGGCAGAGTATGCCGCTAATTTTCTGAAAAATTACAGTAATGACCCCCAAAGTTTAGCATCCCAAACAATTTTAATCGATCGCTCCGATTGGGGTTTATTAGAATTAAAAGGCCAAGACCGACTGCGTTTTCTCCACAATCAAACCAGTAACGCTATCGATCGCCTGAAACCGGGTCAGGGTTGTGAGACAATTTTCCTTAACTCTACCGGTCGTACCCTCGATTTTGTCACAGTTTACGCCAGCGATGATTCCCTCCTCATCCTCGTTTCTCCCCCACGTCGTCAATTTTTACTGGAATTGATCGATCGCTATATTTTCCCCTTCGATAAGGTGGAAATTAGCGACTTAACCGATAATTTTGGCATTTTCACCCTAATTGGTACTGAAAGCGGGCAATACCTGCAAAAAATCGCCATTCCAGAGCAGATTTTAACGGGGGTGCAGCATAGTCATTATCTCCTTTCTGACCCCCCCCTAAGACTGGCCGTCGGCACCGGCTTAGACCTACCCGGATATACTTTAATCGTTGCCGCCGCCGAAGCAGGTTCCCTCTGGGAAAATTTAATAAAAAATGGCGTTATTCCCGCAGATGCACAGGTGTGGGAATACCTGAGAATCCATCAGGGCCGACCGGCTGTCGATCAAGAATTAACCGAAGATTATAACCCTTTAGAGGCCGGTTTATGGCGAGCGATCGTTTTTGATAAGGGTTGTTATATTGGTCAAGAAACTATCGCCCGTCTCAACACCTATAAAGGCGTAAAACAAAGACTTTGGGGCATAAAACTCAGCCAACCCGTCCCTAGCAATACCCCGATTATTTTAGAAGCGCAAAAAGTCGGTTTACTCACCAGTGTGCTGGAGAATTTTGGCTTGGGTTATGTGAAAACAAAAGCGGGAGGAGAGGGTTTAAAAGTACAAATCGGCGAGGCAACAGGAGAATTAATCCCTTTACCCTTCCTCTCTCACGAATACCCCTTTCAGTGA
- the gap gene encoding type I glyceraldehyde-3-phosphate dehydrogenase, with product MTKVRVAINGFGRIGRLVFRAGIQNPDFEFVGINDLVPSDNIAYLLKYDSTHGRFQGTVEAKEDGIVVDGKFIPCYSIKDPAQLPWGATGADYVVESTGLFTTAEGAAKHLEAGAKRVVISAPTKDPDKVRTIVLGVNDDEYDPAKDLIVSNASCTTNCLAPITKVINDNFGLAEGLMTTVHSMTATQPTVDGPSKKDWRGGRGAGQNIIPSSTGAAKAVTLVIPSLKGKLTGMAFRVPTPNVSAVDLTFKTEKATSYEEICAAMKAASEGPMKGILGYTDEEVVSSDFITDPRSSIFDAKAGIQLNANFFKVVSWYDNEWGYSCRMLDLMKMMAAKEAVLVTA from the coding sequence ATGACAAAAGTAAGAGTCGCTATCAACGGATTCGGTCGTATCGGTCGCCTCGTTTTTAGGGCGGGTATCCAAAATCCTGATTTCGAGTTTGTTGGTATTAATGATCTCGTCCCCTCCGATAATATTGCCTATCTGCTCAAATACGACTCCACCCACGGACGTTTTCAGGGTACGGTAGAAGCGAAAGAAGATGGCATCGTCGTGGATGGTAAGTTTATCCCCTGTTACTCGATTAAAGACCCCGCTCAACTGCCCTGGGGTGCAACCGGGGCCGATTATGTGGTTGAGTCCACCGGTTTATTTACCACCGCGGAAGGAGCAGCAAAACACCTAGAAGCAGGGGCCAAACGGGTAGTTATCTCCGCACCCACCAAAGATCCCGACAAAGTTCGTACTATTGTACTAGGTGTTAACGATGATGAATACGATCCCGCTAAGGATCTGATCGTCTCTAACGCTAGTTGTACCACCAATTGTTTAGCCCCGATCACCAAAGTTATTAACGATAACTTCGGACTAGCGGAAGGATTAATGACCACAGTACACTCGATGACCGCCACTCAACCCACCGTGGATGGTCCATCGAAAAAAGATTGGCGCGGTGGTCGCGGCGCGGGTCAAAATATTATCCCCTCCTCCACGGGGGCAGCCAAAGCAGTAACCCTAGTTATTCCTTCTCTAAAAGGCAAATTAACCGGTATGGCCTTCCGTGTGCCAACTCCCAACGTTTCGGCGGTGGATTTAACCTTTAAAACCGAAAAAGCCACCAGTTACGAGGAAATCTGCGCCGCGATGAAGGCCGCCAGCGAAGGACCAATGAAAGGTATCCTCGGTTATACCGATGAGGAAGTGGTATCGAGTGACTTTATCACCGACCCCCGTTCCAGTATCTTTGATGCTAAAGCTGGCATTCAACTTAATGCCAATTTCTTTAAGGTCGTCTCTTGGTACGATAACGAGTGGGGTTATTCCTGCCGGATGTTAGACCTGATGAAAATGATGGCAGCTAAGGAAGCAGTCCTAGTAACAGCCTAA
- a CDS encoding polysaccharide pyruvyl transferase family protein, with the protein MKLRYYKLPNGERNFGDELNPWLWEKLIPGILDEDASVAFVGIGSLINNGLPKRTRYARKIVIFGTGVGYGKEFPKLDESYTIYCVRGLLSAQALGISEKLAITDGAVLIRQVFSNQAPKKYRFSYMPHYELAGQGWKTVCQNLGFGYIDPRWSVEQVLSSISETEILLAEAMHGAIIADALRVPWLPITTNSSILAFKWQDWCSSIGVEYQPIRMKRLHHPKESLDILTPFRTIRDWSRQKEAAQALKQAALSRSPVLSKDSRIEMLTNQLEEKLQDFKKDVANGLFSCSE; encoded by the coding sequence ATGAAACTACGTTACTATAAACTGCCTAATGGCGAGAGGAACTTTGGAGATGAGCTTAATCCTTGGCTTTGGGAAAAACTGATTCCTGGTATTCTAGATGAGGATGCTAGTGTTGCCTTTGTGGGTATTGGTAGCCTAATTAATAATGGTTTACCAAAAAGGACAAGATATGCTCGTAAAATTGTTATTTTTGGTACGGGTGTCGGCTATGGAAAAGAGTTTCCAAAGCTCGATGAGTCTTATACAATTTATTGTGTTAGGGGATTACTTTCGGCTCAAGCCCTAGGCATTTCTGAGAAACTAGCGATAACTGATGGTGCTGTCTTAATTCGTCAAGTTTTTTCTAATCAGGCCCCAAAGAAATATCGTTTTTCTTATATGCCTCATTATGAACTTGCGGGCCAAGGATGGAAAACCGTTTGTCAAAATTTAGGGTTTGGTTATATAGATCCTAGATGGTCTGTAGAGCAAGTTTTATCAAGTATTAGTGAGACAGAAATTTTATTAGCAGAAGCTATGCACGGTGCTATTATTGCTGATGCCCTTCGCGTACCTTGGCTGCCAATTACTACTAACTCCAGTATTCTTGCTTTTAAATGGCAAGATTGGTGTTCCTCGATCGGTGTAGAATATCAACCTATTCGGATGAAAAGATTACATCACCCTAAAGAAAGTCTGGACATTCTAACTCCTTTTCGGACAATTAGGGATTGGAGTCGCCAAAAAGAAGCTGCTCAAGCTCTGAAACAAGCTGCCCTGTCTCGGTCTCCAGTTTTGAGCAAGGATTCTCGCATTGAAATGTTAACTAATCAACTAGAGGAAAAACTTCAAGACTTTAAAAAAGATGTAGCAAATGGTTTATTTTCTTGCTCAGAATGA
- a CDS encoding phosphoketolase family protein: MVFAPERPLTEQNPLSQDELYKTHAYWRACNYLAVGMIYLRDNPLLKEHLKPEHVKYRLLGHWGASPALSFTYVHLNRLIKKYDLDVIFMAGPGHGAPGVLGPVYLEGTYSEIYPDKSEDEEGLQKFFKQFSFPGHIGSHVTPETPGSIHEGGELGYSVSHAYGSVFDNPDLITAVVVGDGEAETGPLATAWHSNKFLNPIRDGAVLPILNLNGYKIANPTILSRISTHELESLFVGYGYTPYIVECKEDEDLLHCHQKMAATLEHCINQIRSYQQEARSTGVAKRYPWPMIILRSPKGWTGPKNVDGHKVEGFWRAHQVPMGAMHENPDHLRKLEEWMKSYNPEELFDYTTGKFKPEFKELAPIGHRRMSANPHANGGLLRKDLKMPDFRQYAVAVTHPGQVEAENTGVMGVFLRDVMRNNMTNFRVFGPDETASNRLAALYEVTKKAWLADTYPEDLDGSQLSPDGRVMEMLSEHTLVGWLEGYLLSGRHGLFHSYEAFAHVIDSMFNQHAKWLDICKNHVPWRASVSSWNLLLSSVVWRQDHNGFSHQDPGFIDLVTNKSADVVRVYLPPDGNCLLSVANHCLKSKDYTNIIVADKQKHLQYLTIEEAIKHCTKGIGIWDWASNDDDGTNPDEPDVIMACCGDIITKESLAATAILREEFPYLKVRFINVVDLFKLQSESEHPHGLSERDFDSLFTTDKPIIFNFHGYPWLIHKLTYRRSNQERIHVRGYKEEGNINTPLELAIRNQVDRFHLVIDVIDRVPKLGSAAGHVKERMKNAIIDNLDYAFTNGIDKDEITNWKWPY; the protein is encoded by the coding sequence ATGGTATTCGCACCAGAAAGACCCTTAACAGAACAAAATCCCCTTTCTCAAGACGAACTCTATAAAACCCATGCCTATTGGCGCGCTTGTAACTATTTAGCTGTAGGTATGATTTATCTGCGCGATAATCCCCTGCTCAAGGAACATCTTAAACCCGAACACGTTAAGTATCGCTTACTTGGTCACTGGGGAGCAAGTCCGGCCTTAAGTTTTACCTACGTTCACCTCAACCGTTTAATCAAAAAATACGACCTCGATGTGATTTTTATGGCCGGTCCTGGCCATGGAGCGCCGGGGGTACTCGGTCCGGTTTATCTAGAAGGAACCTATTCGGAAATTTACCCCGATAAAAGTGAAGACGAGGAAGGATTACAAAAATTCTTTAAACAATTTTCTTTTCCCGGTCACATCGGTAGTCATGTCACCCCCGAAACTCCTGGTTCTATCCATGAGGGCGGCGAACTAGGTTATAGTGTTTCCCATGCCTACGGTTCTGTTTTTGACAATCCCGACCTGATTACGGCCGTGGTCGTTGGTGATGGGGAAGCAGAAACCGGTCCCCTTGCCACCGCATGGCACTCGAATAAATTCCTTAACCCGATTCGCGATGGTGCGGTACTGCCAATTTTAAACTTAAACGGTTATAAAATCGCTAATCCCACCATTCTCTCCCGTATTTCGACCCACGAGTTAGAAAGTCTCTTTGTTGGTTACGGTTACACTCCCTACATCGTCGAATGCAAGGAAGATGAAGACCTGCTCCACTGCCATCAAAAAATGGCCGCTACCCTAGAACACTGTATCAATCAGATTCGCTCCTATCAACAGGAAGCTCGCAGCACGGGAGTTGCTAAACGCTACCCCTGGCCGATGATTATCCTCCGGTCCCCTAAGGGTTGGACAGGTCCGAAAAACGTTGATGGTCATAAAGTAGAAGGATTCTGGCGCGCTCACCAAGTCCCCATGGGTGCTATGCACGAAAACCCCGACCACTTGAGAAAATTAGAGGAGTGGATGAAAAGCTATAACCCGGAGGAATTATTTGACTATACCACGGGTAAATTTAAGCCGGAATTTAAAGAACTCGCTCCTATTGGTCATCGTCGCATGAGTGCTAATCCGCACGCTAATGGCGGATTGCTGCGTAAAGACCTAAAAATGCCCGATTTTCGTCAATATGCCGTGGCTGTCACCCATCCGGGCCAAGTGGAAGCAGAAAATACGGGAGTGATGGGGGTGTTTTTGCGAGATGTAATGCGAAATAATATGACTAATTTTCGCGTTTTTGGTCCCGATGAAACTGCTTCTAATCGTTTAGCGGCTCTCTATGAAGTGACTAAAAAAGCTTGGTTAGCTGATACCTATCCAGAGGATTTAGATGGTAGCCAATTATCTCCCGATGGTCGTGTGATGGAGATGCTGAGTGAACATACTTTAGTCGGTTGGTTAGAGGGTTATTTATTATCCGGTCGTCACGGTTTATTTCACTCCTACGAGGCTTTTGCCCACGTTATCGATTCCATGTTCAACCAACACGCTAAATGGCTCGATATCTGCAAAAATCATGTGCCTTGGCGCGCTTCTGTTTCCTCTTGGAATCTGTTATTATCCTCGGTGGTTTGGCGGCAGGATCACAATGGCTTTAGTCACCAAGACCCCGGTTTTATCGATTTAGTCACCAATAAAAGTGCCGACGTGGTGCGGGTTTATCTTCCCCCCGATGGTAACTGTTTATTAAGTGTGGCTAATCACTGTCTCAAGAGCAAGGATTACACTAATATTATCGTTGCTGATAAACAGAAACACCTGCAATACTTGACCATTGAAGAAGCAATTAAACACTGCACCAAAGGTATCGGTATTTGGGATTGGGCAAGTAACGATGATGACGGCACAAATCCCGATGAACCGGATGTAATTATGGCTTGCTGTGGCGATATTATCACTAAAGAATCTTTAGCGGCAACGGCAATTCTGCGGGAGGAATTCCCTTACTTAAAAGTTCGCTTTATCAACGTGGTTGATCTGTTTAAATTACAGTCGGAAAGTGAACACCCTCATGGTTTATCGGAACGGGATTTTGATAGCTTATTTACCACCGATAAGCCAATTATCTTCAATTTCCACGGTTATCCTTGGCTGATTCATAAACTTACCTACCGTCGCAGCAATCAAGAACGTATTCATGTGCGCGGTTACAAAGAAGAAGGGAATATTAATACTCCCCTAGAATTAGCGATTCGTAACCAAGTTGATCGTTTTCATTTAGTAATTGATGTCATTGATCGCGTGCCGAAATTAGGTTCTGCTGCCGGTCATGTGAAAGAACGCATGAAAAATGCCATTATCGACAACCTCGATTATGCTTTTACCAATGGTATCGATAAGGACGAGATTACTAACTGGAAATGGCCCTATTAA
- the moeB gene encoding molybdopterin-synthase adenylyltransferase MoeB has product MLNPNLAAIELSKEEVQRYSRHIILPEVGLEGQKKLKAASVLCIGTGGLGSPLLLYLAAAGIGRIGIVDFDIVDSSNLQRQIIHGTSWVGKPKIVSAKDRILEINPYCQVDLYETRISSENALDILAPYDVVIDGTDNFPTRYLTNDACVLLDKPNVYGSIFRFEGQATVFNYQGGPNYRDLYPEPPPPGMVPSCAEGGVLGVLPGVIGTIQATEAIKIILGAPDTLSGRLLLYNAWEMKFRELKLRPNPIRPVIEKLIDYEQFCGIPQAKAQEAAEQQKMTEITVVELKALIDSEANDYILIDVRNPNEYQIANIPNSVLIPLPDIENGSAIPKIKELVNGYRLIAHCKMGGRSAKALAILKEAGIEGINVKGGISAWSREVDSSVPEY; this is encoded by the coding sequence ATGCTAAATCCTAATCTCGCGGCGATCGAACTTTCCAAAGAGGAGGTTCAACGCTACTCTCGACACATTATTCTGCCCGAAGTGGGCTTAGAAGGTCAAAAAAAACTAAAAGCCGCCAGTGTTCTCTGCATCGGCACCGGGGGACTCGGTTCCCCGCTTTTACTCTATCTAGCGGCGGCTGGCATCGGTAGAATCGGTATTGTTGACTTCGATATCGTCGATAGTTCCAATCTGCAACGTCAAATTATTCACGGCACTTCCTGGGTAGGTAAACCGAAAATTGTTTCCGCTAAGGACAGAATTCTAGAAATTAACCCCTATTGTCAGGTGGATTTGTACGAAACCCGCATAAGTTCCGAAAATGCCCTTGACATTTTAGCCCCCTATGATGTAGTCATCGACGGGACCGATAATTTCCCCACCCGTTATCTGACTAATGATGCTTGTGTTCTTCTCGACAAACCCAACGTCTATGGCTCAATTTTCCGCTTTGAAGGACAAGCAACCGTTTTTAACTACCAAGGCGGTCCCAACTACCGCGATCTCTATCCCGAACCGCCACCACCGGGGATGGTTCCCTCCTGTGCCGAAGGCGGCGTTTTAGGGGTTTTACCCGGAGTAATCGGCACAATTCAAGCCACAGAAGCCATTAAAATTATCCTCGGCGCTCCGGATACCCTCAGTGGTCGTTTACTGCTCTACAATGCTTGGGAAATGAAATTCCGTGAGTTAAAATTGCGTCCGAATCCCATCCGTCCCGTCATTGAAAAACTAATTGATTACGAACAATTTTGCGGTATTCCGCAAGCGAAGGCACAAGAAGCAGCAGAACAGCAAAAAATGACAGAAATAACCGTAGTAGAGTTAAAAGCACTAATTGACAGCGAGGCCAATGATTACATTCTCATCGATGTGCGTAATCCCAACGAGTACCAAATCGCTAATATCCCCAACTCGGTATTAATTCCCCTACCCGATATCGAAAATGGTTCGGCAATTCCCAAAATTAAGGAATTAGTCAACGGTTATCGTCTCATTGCCCATTGTAAGATGGGGGGACGTTCCGCTAAAGCCCTCGCTATCCTCAAAGAGGCAGGTATCGAAGGAATTAATGTCAAAGGTGGCATCAGCGCCTGGAGTCGCGAAGTCGATTCCTCTGTACCAGAATACTAA
- the gcvH gene encoding glycine cleavage system protein GcvH has protein sequence MELEYPEDLRYLETHEYVRLEGEIATLGISAFAVDQLGDIVFLELPELGEALELGSSFGTIESVKAVEDLYPPVSGTVVDRNQAMIDSPELIADDPHGEGWLLKVRVENPDNALADTLSASEYRAQVAGES, from the coding sequence ATGGAACTGGAATATCCCGAGGATTTGAGATACCTAGAAACCCACGAATACGTCAGACTCGAAGGTGAAATCGCTACCTTGGGAATTAGTGCTTTTGCCGTCGATCAATTGGGTGATATCGTGTTTCTGGAATTGCCCGAATTGGGAGAGGCGCTAGAATTAGGTAGTAGTTTCGGCACGATTGAATCGGTAAAAGCGGTAGAAGATCTTTATCCTCCCGTATCGGGAACCGTAGTTGATCGCAATCAAGCGATGATTGACTCCCCCGAATTAATTGCCGATGATCCCCACGGGGAGGGTTGGTTATTAAAAGTGCGGGTAGAAAATCCCGATAATGCCTTGGCTGATACCCTCTCCGCTAGTGAATACCGCGCCCAAGTAGCAGGGGAAAGTTAA
- a CDS encoding DNA methyltransferase translates to MPLSWNEIKNRAIAFQKEWQGETSEKAESQSFWNEFFHVFGISRRRVASFEQPIKKADNKQGFIDLLWKGTILVEHKSKGKDLEKATQQAKDYFPNLKEHELPRYILVSDFQRFKLYDLDSGNQWEFELNNFVDNVHLFDFIAGYEKRVYKDEDPVNIQAAELMGKLHDCLKEIGYMGHDLEVYLVRLLFCLFADDTGIFNQGIFWEYIDLHTKEDGSDLAMHIASIFQILNTPEEKRLKNLDENLTQFPYVNGKLFEESLPLAAFDSKMRVMLLEACAFDWGKISPAIFGSMFQAVMNPKERRNLGAHYTSEKNIQKVIKPLFLDDLHREFEKIKGNRHKLLEFHKKIANLYFLDPACGCGNFLIITYRELRDLEILVLQELNKTGQLVTDISTIIQVDVNQFAGIEYDEFAVRVAEVAMWLIDHQMNIKVSNTFGQYFVRLPLKKAAKIVNGNALRIDWEEVISKEKLNFILGNPPFVGKQLQNAHQKADMNHVLGDVKGAGVLDYVTAWYIKAAEFIQNSLIRCALVSTNSISQGEQVGILWQELYQKYKIKIHFAHRTFSWSNEAKGNAAVHCVIIGFGLEDIDNKRIFDYADIKGEPTERRVKNINPYLTEGNDLIILKKIKPICNVPEMLKGSQPTDGGNLLMTNEEKEEYLKQEPDGEKFIKPFISADEFLNNKRRWCFWLTEIQPKELKQLPLLLKRVEAVKEMRLASSKPATVKWAQFPTLFTENRQPETDYVLVPRVSSENRKYIPMGFFNKNIIVSDTCIAIPSGNIYHFGILTSEMHMTWVKYVCGRLKSDYRYSNTIVYNNYPFPENITDKQKQTVETCAQAVLDTRVKYPDSSLADLYDPLTMPPDLIKAHQKLDKAVDLCYRPQPFTSELNRIEYLFELYEKLTAPLLPTSKQKPAKRKNPQ, encoded by the coding sequence ATGCCTTTAAGTTGGAATGAAATTAAAAATCGCGCCATCGCTTTTCAAAAAGAGTGGCAAGGAGAGACTTCAGAAAAAGCAGAATCTCAATCTTTTTGGAATGAGTTTTTTCATGTCTTTGGCATTTCACGGCGTAGGGTAGCCAGTTTTGAGCAACCGATAAAAAAAGCAGATAATAAACAGGGTTTTATTGATTTACTCTGGAAAGGAACGATTTTAGTTGAGCATAAATCGAAAGGGAAAGATTTAGAAAAAGCCACACAACAAGCTAAGGATTATTTTCCCAATTTAAAGGAACATGAGTTACCGCGTTATATTTTAGTCTCGGATTTTCAACGGTTTAAATTATATGATTTAGATTCGGGCAATCAATGGGAATTTGAATTAAATAATTTTGTTGATAACGTTCATTTATTTGATTTTATTGCGGGTTACGAAAAGCGAGTTTATAAAGACGAAGATCCCGTCAATATTCAAGCGGCCGAGTTAATGGGAAAACTTCATGATTGCCTGAAAGAAATTGGTTATATGGGGCATGATTTGGAAGTTTATCTAGTACGTTTATTATTTTGTTTATTTGCCGATGATACGGGTATTTTTAATCAGGGAATTTTCTGGGAATATATTGATCTACATACCAAAGAAGATGGCAGTGATTTGGCGATGCACATTGCTTCTATTTTTCAGATTTTGAATACACCAGAAGAAAAAAGATTAAAAAATCTCGATGAGAATTTAACTCAATTTCCCTATGTAAATGGCAAGTTATTTGAGGAGTCGTTACCTTTAGCGGCTTTTGATAGCAAGATGCGAGTCATGTTATTAGAAGCTTGTGCTTTTGATTGGGGAAAAATTTCTCCTGCTATTTTTGGCTCTATGTTTCAAGCGGTAATGAATCCAAAAGAACGACGCAATTTAGGGGCGCATTATACCTCCGAGAAGAACATTCAAAAGGTGATTAAACCCTTATTTTTAGATGATTTACACAGAGAATTTGAGAAGATTAAAGGCAATCGCCATAAATTACTAGAATTTCACAAAAAGATTGCTAATTTATATTTTCTTGATCCTGCCTGTGGTTGCGGCAATTTTTTAATTATTACCTATCGTGAGTTACGGGATTTAGAGATTTTAGTATTACAGGAATTAAATAAAACGGGACAGTTAGTAACAGATATTAGTACCATTATTCAGGTAGATGTTAATCAGTTTGCTGGTATTGAATACGATGAGTTTGCGGTAAGAGTTGCTGAGGTGGCGATGTGGTTAATTGATCATCAGATGAATATTAAGGTTAGTAATACTTTTGGTCAGTATTTTGTGCGTTTACCGTTGAAGAAAGCGGCAAAGATTGTTAATGGAAATGCTTTGCGGATTGATTGGGAGGAAGTTATATCAAAAGAGAAGCTCAATTTTATTTTAGGAAATCCTCCTTTTGTGGGGAAACAGTTACAAAATGCCCACCAAAAGGCTGACATGAATCATGTTTTAGGAGACGTTAAAGGAGCAGGTGTTTTAGATTATGTGACGGCATGGTATATTAAAGCAGCTGAATTTATTCAAAATAGTTTAATTCGTTGCGCTTTAGTTAGCACAAATTCTATTTCTCAGGGCGAACAAGTTGGGATTCTTTGGCAAGAGCTTTATCAAAAATATAAAATTAAAATTCATTTTGCCCATCGAACTTTTAGCTGGAGTAATGAAGCAAAAGGAAACGCCGCAGTTCATTGTGTTATTATTGGTTTTGGTCTAGAAGATATTGACAATAAACGCATTTTTGATTATGCTGATATTAAAGGTGAACCAACAGAAAGAAGGGTTAAAAATATTAATCCATATTTAACAGAGGGAAATGATTTAATCATTTTAAAGAAAATAAAACCTATTTGTAATGTGCCTGAAATGCTTAAAGGTAGCCAACCTACTGATGGTGGTAATCTTTTAATGACTAACGAAGAAAAAGAAGAGTATCTTAAACAAGAACCTGACGGCGAAAAATTTATTAAACCTTTTATTTCTGCTGATGAATTTCTGAATAATAAAAGACGCTGGTGTTTTTGGTTAACAGAAATACAGCCTAAAGAATTGAAGCAGTTACCCCTATTATTAAAAAGAGTAGAAGCTGTTAAAGAAATGCGTTTAGCTAGTTCTAAGCCTGCAACAGTTAAATGGGCGCAGTTCCCAACATTATTTACTGAAAATAGGCAACCTGAAACTGATTATGTATTAGTACCTAGAGTTTCATCAGAAAATAGAAAATATATTCCGATGGGCTTTTTTAATAAAAACATAATAGTTAGTGATACCTGTATTGCAATTCCAAGTGGGAATATTTATCATTTTGGTATCTTAACTTCAGAAATGCACATGACTTGGGTTAAATATGTTTGCGGACGATTAAAAAGTGATTACCGTTATTCAAACACCATCGTTTATAATAACTACCCCTTTCCTGAAAATATCACCGACAAACAAAAACAAACCGTCGAAACTTGCGCTCAAGCTGTGCTAGATACAAGGGTAAAATATCCCGATAGTAGTCTTGCGGATTTATACGACCCTTTAACCATGCCTCCTGACCTGATCAAAGCTCACCAAAAACTTGACAAAGCCGTTGATTTGTGTTATCGTCCCCAACCTTTCACCAGTGAATTAAACCGTATTGAATACCTCTTTGAACTCTACGAAAAATTAACCGCTCCCCTACTCCCTACCAGCAAACAAAAACCCGCGAAAAGAAAAAATCCTCAATAA
- a CDS encoding XisI protein: MDSLKMRQIIIESLRYYANLRYATGEVNRLQIIDKDSDNYLILLEGWDNRERVHGCLLHLQIINGKIWIQPDGTEDGIAADLLAAGIPEEQIVLVFKPEHIRPYTEFALK, encoded by the coding sequence ATGGATAGTTTAAAAATGAGACAAATTATTATTGAATCTCTGCGTTATTATGCAAACTTGCGCTATGCTACTGGTGAGGTAAACCGACTCCAAATTATTGACAAAGACTCTGATAACTATCTAATTCTCTTAGAAGGTTGGGATAACCGCGAAAGAGTACATGGCTGTTTACTTCATTTACAAATTATTAACGGTAAAATCTGGATACAACCAGACGGAACTGAAGACGGTATTGCCGCTGATTTATTAGCCGCCGGTATTCCTGAGGAGCAAATTGTCCTTGTCTTTAAACCCGAACATATTCGACCCTATACTGAATTTGCTCTAAAATAG